In Rosa chinensis cultivar Old Blush chromosome 1, RchiOBHm-V2, whole genome shotgun sequence, a genomic segment contains:
- the LOC112182093 gene encoding U-box domain-containing protein 43 isoform X2 has translation MLALDLATSVASAPASEVISQMVEAIFETVVASRDVLVKKDTFKELATYLERIVPILRELNKKTVSHSESLNNVLEILNREIRSAKTMTIECSKRNKMYLLMNCRTIVNHLQNTMGEISRALGLLPLTSLDLSSGIVEEIGKVRDNMLGAEFRAAIAEEEILNKIETGIQERNMDRSYANSLLVLIAEAVGISTERSALKKELEEFRSEIENARLRKDQAEAIQMEQIIALLERADAASSPEEKERKYFTKRRSLGSQPLEPLQSFHCPITGDVMVDPVETSSGQTFERTAIEKWLADGNSLCPLTRTSLDTSILRPNKTLRQSIEEWKDRNTMIMIASMKSKLKSEDEEEVLHCLKELLDLCKQRDLHQEWVLLEDYIPILLQLLGVRKPEIRNQVLVNLFILVKDSDDAKERTARADNGIELIVRSLGRRVEERKLAVALLLELSKYNLIRDKIGKVQGSILLLVTMSNSDDNQAARDARELLENLSFSDQNVIQMAKANYFKHLLQRLSTGPEDVKVVMASNLAEMELTDHNKESLLKGGVLGPLLDMVSHGDVPIKMGAVRALRNLSSLPKNGLQMIRAGAERPLLDLLFDHSSSTSSLRAHSAATLMHLARSVVFQESSQAPASLLESDEDISKLLYLINLTGPDVQDSIILTFHTLCQSSSAINIKTKLIESSAVQVLTQLMEHDNPNLRANAVKLLSCLIEGGSEAISIKEHVGQKCIETMVKIIKSSSDEDEIASAMGVISNLPEIPQITEWFVNAGVLPVILNFLRNGKQNGPHQNQVIENAVGAICRFTVPSNLEWQRSAAEAGIIPLFVQLLESGTSLTKTRAALSLSRFSQSSPRLTRSLPKRRGLWCFSPPPETGCPVHGGICGIVSSFCLVEADAVRPLVRMLGEPDPEACEASLDALVTLIEVCRRRLYML, from the exons ATGTTGGCCCTAGACTTGGCTACAAGTGTTGCATCTGCTCCAGCTTCAGAAGTCATTTCTCAAATGGTAGAGGCCATTTTCGAAACCGTAGTTGCTTCCAGGGACGTCCTTGTTAAGAAGGACACTTTTAAGGAACTTGCAACTTATTTGGAAAGGATTGTCCCCATCTTAAGAGAGTTGAATAAGAAAACAGTTTCGCATTCTGAGAGCTTAAACAATGTTCTGGAGATCCTTAACCGAGAAATAAGATCTGCGAAGACAATGACTATCGAGTGCAGcaagagaaacaaaatgtaTCTCTTAATGAATTGCCGAACAATAGTTAACCACCTACAGAATACTATGGGAGAGATCAGTCGTGCTCTAGGTCTTCTTCCCCTGACCTCTCTAGATCTTTCGTCTGGCATAGTTGAAGAAATTGGTAAGGTTCGTGACAATATGCTTGGAGCTGAGTTCAGGGCAGCTATAGCAGAAGAAGAGATTCTGAACAAAATTGAGACTGGAATCCAGGAGAGGAATATGGATCGTTCTTATGCCAATAGTTTGTTGGTTCTCATAGCAGAGGCAGTTGGAATCTCAACTGAGAGGTCAGCATTGAAGAAGGAATTAGAGGAATTCAGAAGTGAGATAGAAAATGCTCGGCTAAGGAAAGACCAGGCAGAAGCTATACAGATGGAACAAATAATTGCTTTATTAGAAAGAGCTGATGCAGCTTCATCTCCTGAggagaaagaaaggaaatattTCACTAAGCGAAGATCGTTGGGCAGTCAACCATTGGAACCACTTCAGTCATTTCATTGCCCAATCACTGGGGATGTTATGGTGGACCCTGTGGAAACTTCTTCTGGACAAACATTTGAGAGGACTGCTATAGAAAAGTGGTTAGCTGATGGGAATAGTTTGTGTCCGCTGACCAGGACTTCTTTAGACACATCAATTTTACGGCCAAATAAAACTCTGCGGCAATCAATAGAAGAATGGAAGGATAGAAATACCATGATTATGATTGCTTCCATGAAATCAAAACTCAAGTCTGAAGACGAGGAGGAAGTGCTCCATTGCCTTAAAGAACTACTAGATCTCTGTAAACAAAGAGACCTACATCAGGAATGGGTCTTATTGGAGGACTATATACCTATTCTCCTTCAACTTCTTGGTGTAAGAAAACCTGAGATAAGGAATCAAGTTCTTGTCAACCTTTTCATTTTGGTGAAGGACAGTGATGATGCCAAG GAAAGAACTGCCAGAGCTGATAATGGCATTGAACTTATTGTTCGGTCACTTGGGCGCCGTGTCGAGGAAAGGAAGCTAGCAGTGGCATTACTATTGGAATTGTCAAAGTATAATTTGATAAGAGACAAAATTGGGAAGGTTCAAGGTTCCATACTCCTATTAGTTACCATGTCCAACAGTGATGATAATCAAGCTGCCAGAGACGCACGAGAGCTGTTGGAGAATCTGTCATTCTCAGACCAAAATGTTATACAAATGGCAAAGGCAAATTATTTTAAACATTTGCTACAGCGTCTTTCTACAG GACCAGAAGATGTAAAAGTGGTCATGGCATCAAATTTGGCAGAGATGGAGTTGACTGACCACAATAAAGAGTCTTTGCTTAAAGGGGGAGTACTGGGTCCACTTCTTGATATGGTTTCACATGGTGACGTTCCGATTAAAATGGGGGCTGTTAGAGCTCTTAGAAACCTCTCTAGCTTACCTAAAAATGGTCTGCAGATGATTAGAGCAGGTGCAGAACGCCCATTACTTGACCTTCTTTTTGATCATAGCTCATCAACGTCAAGTTTGCGTGCGCATTCAGCGGCCACACTCATGCACCTAGCCAGGTCAGTGGTGTTTCAAGAATCCAGCCAGGCACCTGCTTCTCTTCTGGAATCGGATGAAGATATTTCCAAGCTTTTGTATTTGATTAACCTAACGGGGCCTGATGTACAGGACAGCATCATTCTCACCTTCCACACTTTGTGTCAATCCTCCTCTGCTATAAACATCAAGACCAAGTTGATAGAG TCCTCAGCTGTGCAAGTATTGACTCAATTGATGGAGCATGATAACCCAAATCTACGAGCAAATGCAGTAAAGCTGCTCTCATGCTTAATAGAAGGTGGCAGTGAAGCCATCAGCATAAAGGAGCATGTGGGTCAGAAGTGCATTGAGACTATGGTCAAGATTATCAAATCTTCTAGTGATGAAGACGAGATTGCTTCTGCAATGGGTGTTATCTCTAATCTTCCAGAAATTCCCCAGATCACAGAGTGGTTTGTCAATGCTGGGGTACTACCTGTCATACTCAATTTCCTCCGGAACGGCAAGCAGAATGGTCCCCATCAAAATCAGGTGATAGAGAATGCTGTTGGAGCCATTTGCCGTTTCACTGTTCCATCAAACTTGGAATGGCAACGAAGTGCAGCTGAAGCTGGCATTATACCCTTGTTTGTACAGTTGCTGGAGTCTGGAACCTCCTTGACTAAAACACGTGCAGCCTTATCTCTTTCTCGATTTTCACAGAGTTCGCCCAGGTTAACCAGGTCATTACCTAAGCGCAGAGGGCTATGGTGCTTCTCACCCCCACCAGAAACTGGGTGCCCTGTTCATGGAGGAATCTGTGGCATTGTTTCATCATTTTGCCTCGTGGAGGCTGATGCAGTGAGACCGCTAGTCCGGATGCTTGGGGAACCTGATCCTGAAGCTTGCGAGGCTTCTTTAGATGCTTTAGTAACTTTAATTGAAG TTTGCAGGAGAAGGCTCTACATGCTCTAG
- the LOC112182093 gene encoding U-box domain-containing protein 43 isoform X1 has translation MLALDLATSVASAPASEVISQMVEAIFETVVASRDVLVKKDTFKELATYLERIVPILRELNKKTVSHSESLNNVLEILNREIRSAKTMTIECSKRNKMYLLMNCRTIVNHLQNTMGEISRALGLLPLTSLDLSSGIVEEIGKVRDNMLGAEFRAAIAEEEILNKIETGIQERNMDRSYANSLLVLIAEAVGISTERSALKKELEEFRSEIENARLRKDQAEAIQMEQIIALLERADAASSPEEKERKYFTKRRSLGSQPLEPLQSFHCPITGDVMVDPVETSSGQTFERTAIEKWLADGNSLCPLTRTSLDTSILRPNKTLRQSIEEWKDRNTMIMIASMKSKLKSEDEEEVLHCLKELLDLCKQRDLHQEWVLLEDYIPILLQLLGVRKPEIRNQVLVNLFILVKDSDDAKERTARADNGIELIVRSLGRRVEERKLAVALLLELSKYNLIRDKIGKVQGSILLLVTMSNSDDNQAARDARELLENLSFSDQNVIQMAKANYFKHLLQRLSTGPEDVKVVMASNLAEMELTDHNKESLLKGGVLGPLLDMVSHGDVPIKMGAVRALRNLSSLPKNGLQMIRAGAERPLLDLLFDHSSSTSSLRAHSAATLMHLARSVVFQESSQAPASLLESDEDISKLLYLINLTGPDVQDSIILTFHTLCQSSSAINIKTKLIESSAVQVLTQLMEHDNPNLRANAVKLLSCLIEGGSEAISIKEHVGQKCIETMVKIIKSSSDEDEIASAMGVISNLPEIPQITEWFVNAGVLPVILNFLRNGKQNGPHQNQVIENAVGAICRFTVPSNLEWQRSAAEAGIIPLFVQLLESGTSLTKTRAALSLSRFSQSSPRLTRSLPKRRGLWCFSPPPETGCPVHGGICGIVSSFCLVEADAVRPLVRMLGEPDPEACEASLDALVTLIEGERLQNGSKVLTDADAIPPIIKLLVQPSPSLQEKALHALERMFRLLEFKQKFGASAQMPLVDLTQRGTGSMKSMAARILAHLNVLHDQSSYF, from the exons ATGTTGGCCCTAGACTTGGCTACAAGTGTTGCATCTGCTCCAGCTTCAGAAGTCATTTCTCAAATGGTAGAGGCCATTTTCGAAACCGTAGTTGCTTCCAGGGACGTCCTTGTTAAGAAGGACACTTTTAAGGAACTTGCAACTTATTTGGAAAGGATTGTCCCCATCTTAAGAGAGTTGAATAAGAAAACAGTTTCGCATTCTGAGAGCTTAAACAATGTTCTGGAGATCCTTAACCGAGAAATAAGATCTGCGAAGACAATGACTATCGAGTGCAGcaagagaaacaaaatgtaTCTCTTAATGAATTGCCGAACAATAGTTAACCACCTACAGAATACTATGGGAGAGATCAGTCGTGCTCTAGGTCTTCTTCCCCTGACCTCTCTAGATCTTTCGTCTGGCATAGTTGAAGAAATTGGTAAGGTTCGTGACAATATGCTTGGAGCTGAGTTCAGGGCAGCTATAGCAGAAGAAGAGATTCTGAACAAAATTGAGACTGGAATCCAGGAGAGGAATATGGATCGTTCTTATGCCAATAGTTTGTTGGTTCTCATAGCAGAGGCAGTTGGAATCTCAACTGAGAGGTCAGCATTGAAGAAGGAATTAGAGGAATTCAGAAGTGAGATAGAAAATGCTCGGCTAAGGAAAGACCAGGCAGAAGCTATACAGATGGAACAAATAATTGCTTTATTAGAAAGAGCTGATGCAGCTTCATCTCCTGAggagaaagaaaggaaatattTCACTAAGCGAAGATCGTTGGGCAGTCAACCATTGGAACCACTTCAGTCATTTCATTGCCCAATCACTGGGGATGTTATGGTGGACCCTGTGGAAACTTCTTCTGGACAAACATTTGAGAGGACTGCTATAGAAAAGTGGTTAGCTGATGGGAATAGTTTGTGTCCGCTGACCAGGACTTCTTTAGACACATCAATTTTACGGCCAAATAAAACTCTGCGGCAATCAATAGAAGAATGGAAGGATAGAAATACCATGATTATGATTGCTTCCATGAAATCAAAACTCAAGTCTGAAGACGAGGAGGAAGTGCTCCATTGCCTTAAAGAACTACTAGATCTCTGTAAACAAAGAGACCTACATCAGGAATGGGTCTTATTGGAGGACTATATACCTATTCTCCTTCAACTTCTTGGTGTAAGAAAACCTGAGATAAGGAATCAAGTTCTTGTCAACCTTTTCATTTTGGTGAAGGACAGTGATGATGCCAAG GAAAGAACTGCCAGAGCTGATAATGGCATTGAACTTATTGTTCGGTCACTTGGGCGCCGTGTCGAGGAAAGGAAGCTAGCAGTGGCATTACTATTGGAATTGTCAAAGTATAATTTGATAAGAGACAAAATTGGGAAGGTTCAAGGTTCCATACTCCTATTAGTTACCATGTCCAACAGTGATGATAATCAAGCTGCCAGAGACGCACGAGAGCTGTTGGAGAATCTGTCATTCTCAGACCAAAATGTTATACAAATGGCAAAGGCAAATTATTTTAAACATTTGCTACAGCGTCTTTCTACAG GACCAGAAGATGTAAAAGTGGTCATGGCATCAAATTTGGCAGAGATGGAGTTGACTGACCACAATAAAGAGTCTTTGCTTAAAGGGGGAGTACTGGGTCCACTTCTTGATATGGTTTCACATGGTGACGTTCCGATTAAAATGGGGGCTGTTAGAGCTCTTAGAAACCTCTCTAGCTTACCTAAAAATGGTCTGCAGATGATTAGAGCAGGTGCAGAACGCCCATTACTTGACCTTCTTTTTGATCATAGCTCATCAACGTCAAGTTTGCGTGCGCATTCAGCGGCCACACTCATGCACCTAGCCAGGTCAGTGGTGTTTCAAGAATCCAGCCAGGCACCTGCTTCTCTTCTGGAATCGGATGAAGATATTTCCAAGCTTTTGTATTTGATTAACCTAACGGGGCCTGATGTACAGGACAGCATCATTCTCACCTTCCACACTTTGTGTCAATCCTCCTCTGCTATAAACATCAAGACCAAGTTGATAGAG TCCTCAGCTGTGCAAGTATTGACTCAATTGATGGAGCATGATAACCCAAATCTACGAGCAAATGCAGTAAAGCTGCTCTCATGCTTAATAGAAGGTGGCAGTGAAGCCATCAGCATAAAGGAGCATGTGGGTCAGAAGTGCATTGAGACTATGGTCAAGATTATCAAATCTTCTAGTGATGAAGACGAGATTGCTTCTGCAATGGGTGTTATCTCTAATCTTCCAGAAATTCCCCAGATCACAGAGTGGTTTGTCAATGCTGGGGTACTACCTGTCATACTCAATTTCCTCCGGAACGGCAAGCAGAATGGTCCCCATCAAAATCAGGTGATAGAGAATGCTGTTGGAGCCATTTGCCGTTTCACTGTTCCATCAAACTTGGAATGGCAACGAAGTGCAGCTGAAGCTGGCATTATACCCTTGTTTGTACAGTTGCTGGAGTCTGGAACCTCCTTGACTAAAACACGTGCAGCCTTATCTCTTTCTCGATTTTCACAGAGTTCGCCCAGGTTAACCAGGTCATTACCTAAGCGCAGAGGGCTATGGTGCTTCTCACCCCCACCAGAAACTGGGTGCCCTGTTCATGGAGGAATCTGTGGCATTGTTTCATCATTTTGCCTCGTGGAGGCTGATGCAGTGAGACCGCTAGTCCGGATGCTTGGGGAACCTGATCCTGAAGCTTGCGAGGCTTCTTTAGATGCTTTAGTAACTTTAATTGAAGGTGAGAGACTGCAGAATGGTAGTAAGGTGCTTACAGATGCAGATGCCATACCACCTATAATTAAACTTCTTGTTCAACCCTCCCCTAGTTTGCAGGAGAAGGCTCTACATGCTCTAGAGAGAATGTTCCGGCTGCTGGAGTTTAAACAGAAGTTTGGAGCCTCAGCTCAGATGCCTTTGGTTGACTTAACTCAGCGTGGAACTGGTAGTATGAAATCTATGGCAGCGAGAATACTTGCTCACTTGAACGTGCTTCATGATCAGTCTTCTTATTTTTAA